Proteins from one Xenopus tropicalis strain Nigerian chromosome 1, UCB_Xtro_10.0, whole genome shotgun sequence genomic window:
- the ptar1 gene encoding protein prenyltransferase alpha subunit repeat-containing protein 1 (The RefSeq protein has 1 substitution compared to this genomic sequence) — translation MAEWKEEVEVLVQRVVKDITGAFRRNPNIDEIGLIPCPEAKYNRSPIVLVENKLGVESWCIKFLLPYVHNKLLLYRQKKLWLNRDELIDVTCTLLLLNPDFTTAWNVRKELIQSGTLNPVKDLQLGKLALTKFPKSPETWIHRRWVLQRLVQELVVAAVVGKDATHPETSERIQAIVQEEMHVCCEAAGRYPSNYNSWSHRIWVVQHLGNLNAKLLIDELSSTKHWVSMHVSDHSGFHYRQFLLKSLLSKTLKDSDNVTELLVNEENLCLPREEEANWNQICFDLPFLLEEEMELNRELVDSYPGHETLWCHRRQIFNVIHQLLLEQSQSATPQPTSGSITDGSGNISHLSTPFQSYVNNPMDIDGMSDPNKQGYTQETKRLKRAPVQDSLNFDSELRFINCVLTNCCSPEQSRFAASYRKWLLSLKGH, via the exons ATGGCGGAGTGGAAGGAGGAGGTGGAGGTGCTGGTCCAGCGAGTGGTGAAGGACATCACTGGTGCCTTCCGCAGGAACCCCAACAT AGATGAAATCGGATTAATCCCATGCCCTGAGGCGAAGTATAATCGTAGCCCTATAGTTTTGGTAGAGAACAAGCTGGGTGTGGAGAGCTGGTGCATCAAGTTTCTGCTTCCATATGTACACAATAAGCTTCTCCTTTACCGCCAGAAAAAACTTTGGCTTAACAGGGATG aGTTGATCGATGTTACCTGCACGCTGCTTCTGCTGAACCCAGATTTTACTACAGCATGGAATGTAAG GAAAGAGTTAATACAGTCTGGAACCTTGAACCCAGTTAAAGATTTACAGCTTGGAAAACTGGCATTGACTAAGTTTCCAAAAAGCCCTGAGACATGGATCCACAG GCGCTGGGTATTGCAACGTCTTGTGCAGGAATTAGTTGTGGCTGCTGTTGTGGGCAAGGATGCCACCCATCCTGAGACCTCTGAGAGGATTCAAGCAATTGTGCAAGAAGAAATGCATGTTTGCTGTGAGGCTGCTGGAAGATACCCAAGTAACTACAATTCCTGGTCCCATCGTATCTGGGTTGTACAGCACCTTGGAAATTTAAATGCTAAG CTCCTGATCGATGAGCTGTCTTCCACCAAACACTGGGTTTCCATGCATGTTTCAGACCACAGTGGATTCCACTATCGTCAGTTCCTGCTAAAGTCTTTACTGAGTAAAACACTAAAGGACTCTGATAATGTCACAGAACTGCTTGTAAATGAGGAAAATCTATGTCTTCCACGGGAAGAGGAGGCCAACTGGAACCAAATATGTTTTGATCTTCCCTTTTTattagaagaagaaatggaactCAACAGAGAGCTTGTTGATTCCTATCCTGGGCATGAAACATTGTGGTGCCATAG GCGCCAGATATTCAACGTGATTCATCAGCTACTCCTTGAACAAAGTCAATCAGCCACTCCACAACCTACAAGTGGGAGCATCACCGATGGCAGTGGGAACATTTCACATTTGAGCACCCCCTTCCAGAGCTATGTCAATAACCCTATGGATATAGATGGAATGAGCGATCCCAACAAACAGGGCTACACCCAGGAAACAAAACGCCTAAAACGTGCTCCTGTACAAGACTCTCTTAACTTTGATTCTGAGCTCAGGTTTATCAACTGTGTCTTAACCAACTGCTGTAGCCCTGAGCAGTCCAGATTTGCTGCTTCATACAGGAAATGGCTACTCTCTTTGCAAGGTCACTAA